The following proteins are co-located in the Microbacterium immunditiarum genome:
- a CDS encoding FtsQ-type POTRA domain-containing protein, whose product MRRPTPLPPPPAAARADGANRAAGAADPGADAASDPDAVAPVIPLTARTGDAPAPLPGMDSDANDPDAPAEPVRLRDVWRASRARRKALRSEIRRFTARQRRRRLMWLGAAAALVLLVLGTLGAAYSPLFAVERFRVVGVEQLDASAVEAALADQLGTPLPLIDDSEVKAALVAFPLVQSYRLEARPPHELVVRIVERTPIGLIETRAGYTLVDAAGVALSTTETPAPGRPILDVQGGVRSNAFEAAGQVVRSLPDDIRSLVTGVTATTPDDVTLLLGGTNTQVVWGSADDSAMKALVLQTMMTQRPPGSVSVYDVSSPGSIVVR is encoded by the coding sequence ATGCGCCGGCCGACGCCTCTGCCGCCTCCGCCGGCCGCAGCGCGCGCGGACGGCGCGAACCGCGCGGCGGGGGCCGCGGACCCGGGGGCCGACGCGGCGAGCGACCCGGATGCCGTCGCCCCGGTCATCCCGCTCACCGCGCGCACCGGCGACGCCCCCGCGCCCCTCCCGGGCATGGACAGCGACGCGAATGATCCGGATGCTCCCGCCGAGCCCGTCCGCCTGCGCGACGTGTGGCGCGCGTCGCGCGCACGGCGCAAGGCGCTGCGCTCCGAGATCCGGCGGTTCACGGCGCGCCAGCGGCGCCGGCGGCTGATGTGGCTGGGCGCCGCCGCGGCACTCGTGCTCCTCGTGCTCGGCACGCTCGGCGCCGCGTACAGTCCGCTGTTCGCGGTCGAGCGTTTCCGCGTGGTCGGCGTCGAGCAGCTCGACGCCTCCGCGGTCGAGGCGGCGCTCGCCGATCAGCTCGGAACGCCGCTCCCGCTCATCGACGACAGCGAGGTGAAGGCGGCGCTCGTCGCCTTCCCGCTCGTCCAGTCGTACCGGCTCGAGGCGCGCCCGCCGCACGAACTCGTCGTGCGGATCGTGGAGCGCACGCCGATCGGGCTCATCGAGACGCGCGCCGGCTACACGCTCGTCGACGCCGCCGGGGTCGCGCTGTCCACCACCGAGACGCCCGCGCCCGGACGTCCGATCCTCGACGTGCAGGGCGGTGTGCGCTCGAACGCGTTCGAGGCGGCCGGGCAGGTGGTCCGCTCGCTCCCCGACGACATCCGGTCGCTCGTGACGGGTGTCACGGCGACGACGCCGGACGACGTAACGCTCCTCCTCGGCGGCACGAACACGCAGGTCGTGTGGGGGAGCGCGGACGACTCGGCGATGAAGGCGCTCGTGCTGCAGACGATGATGACGCAGCGCCCGCCGGGTTCGGTCAGCGTCTACGACGTGTCGTCGCCTGGCTCGATCGTCGTGCGCTGA
- a CDS encoding cell division protein SepF: protein MSNPLKKTMVYLGLADEEEAYEEPTPQPAPRAGKSVEKPAAPITPIHRPAVVRQPAASPISEILTVHPKQYRDAQVIAENFRDGIPVIINLSQMSDADARRLIDFASGLSLGLYGRIERVTSKVFLLSPENVAVSGDGTVAQADPDAVPFAP from the coding sequence ATGTCCAACCCGCTGAAGAAGACGATGGTGTACCTGGGGCTCGCCGACGAAGAAGAGGCCTACGAGGAGCCGACGCCACAGCCGGCCCCGCGTGCCGGCAAGTCGGTCGAGAAGCCGGCCGCGCCGATCACGCCGATCCACCGGCCCGCTGTCGTGCGGCAGCCCGCGGCCAGCCCGATCTCCGAGATTCTGACGGTCCACCCCAAGCAGTACCGCGACGCGCAGGTCATCGCCGAGAACTTCCGTGACGGCATCCCCGTCATCATCAACCTCTCGCAGATGAGCGACGCCGACGCGCGACGGCTGATCGACTTCGCGAGCGGCCTCTCTCTCGGCCTCTACGGCCGCATCGAGCGGGTCACGAGCAAGGTCTTCCTGCTGTCGCCCGAGAACGTGGCGGTGTCGGGTGACGGGACGGTCGCGCAGGCCGATCCCGACGCGGTTCCGTTCGCGCCGTAA
- a CDS encoding YggS family pyridoxal phosphate-dependent enzyme, whose amino-acid sequence MDLASRLAEVDARIADAARAAGRDPAELTRIVVTKFHPASLVEQLYDLGVRDVGENRQQELTDKRGRVRDLPGLTWHFIGQAQTNKAKAIRAAASVVHSVDRHRLADALDAAGGDGAPSLDILVQINLTDDPKRGGVAPSDLRSLAEHVIGCPTLRLRGVMAVAPLEEPPAPAFERLREYADLVRELEPSATWISAGMTGDFAEAIAAGATHLRIGTAITGPRPVHG is encoded by the coding sequence GTGGATCTCGCCTCTCGCCTCGCCGAGGTCGACGCGCGGATCGCCGACGCCGCCCGGGCTGCAGGACGCGACCCCGCCGAGCTCACCCGCATCGTCGTGACGAAGTTCCATCCGGCCTCCCTCGTGGAACAGCTCTACGACCTCGGCGTGCGAGACGTCGGTGAGAATCGCCAGCAGGAGCTCACCGACAAGCGGGGGCGCGTGCGCGACCTGCCCGGCCTGACCTGGCACTTCATCGGCCAGGCGCAGACCAACAAGGCGAAGGCGATCCGGGCCGCGGCATCCGTCGTCCACTCGGTCGACCGCCACCGCCTGGCCGACGCGCTCGACGCGGCGGGCGGCGATGGCGCGCCGTCGCTCGACATCCTCGTGCAGATCAACCTGACCGATGATCCGAAGAGGGGAGGGGTGGCGCCGAGCGACCTGCGGTCGCTCGCCGAGCATGTGATCGGATGCCCCACCCTCCGCCTCCGCGGCGTCATGGCGGTCGCCCCGCTCGAAGAGCCTCCCGCGCCCGCGTTCGAGCGGCTGCGCGAGTACGCCGACCTCGTGCGCGAGCTCGAGCCGTCGGCCACCTGGATATCCGCGGGCATGACCGGAGACTTCGCCGAGGCGATCGCCGCCGGCGCGACACACCTGCGGATCGGCACAGCAATCACCGGACCGAGGCCGGTGCACGGTTAG
- a CDS encoding UDP-N-acetylglucosamine--N-acetylmuramyl-(pentapeptide) pyrophosphoryl-undecaprenol N-acetylglucosamine transferase, with protein sequence MTTYLLAGGGTAGHVNPLLAVADALRERDADADVLVLGTREGLEARLVPERGYELLIVDKVPFPRRPDRAAAAFPARFARAIAQVRTHIRERGVDVVAGFGGYAAAPAYVAARREGVPYIVHEANARPGLANRLGARGAAGVGVAFEGTPLKGSQVVGMPLRREIVDLDRDALRAEAAEHFGLDPHRPTLLVFGGSLGAQRLNEAFGEGHGAAWKDVLAAGWQLIHVTGERSELADPGVPGYCVRRYVDRMDLAFAIADLIVSRAGSATVSEVSALGIPAVYVPYAVGNGEQMLNASSAVRAGAARVTLDVEFTGDRVRSEVVPLLANEAARHAMGAAAASVGTRAGTDNVVAMIDGALARRSPGA encoded by the coding sequence ATGACCACGTACCTGCTCGCCGGCGGGGGAACCGCCGGCCACGTCAACCCGCTCCTCGCCGTCGCGGACGCCCTCCGGGAGCGCGACGCCGACGCAGACGTGCTCGTGCTCGGCACGCGCGAGGGGCTCGAGGCGCGGCTCGTGCCCGAGCGCGGGTACGAGCTGCTGATCGTGGACAAGGTCCCGTTCCCGCGTCGCCCCGACCGCGCGGCGGCGGCATTCCCGGCGCGCTTCGCGCGCGCGATCGCGCAGGTGCGCACGCACATCCGGGAGCGCGGCGTCGACGTCGTCGCCGGGTTCGGAGGCTACGCGGCGGCGCCCGCCTACGTGGCGGCGCGCCGCGAGGGCGTTCCGTACATCGTGCACGAGGCGAACGCCCGCCCCGGCCTCGCGAACCGGCTCGGGGCCCGCGGAGCGGCGGGCGTCGGCGTCGCGTTCGAGGGGACGCCGCTCAAGGGATCGCAGGTCGTCGGCATGCCCCTGCGACGAGAGATCGTCGACCTCGATCGCGACGCGCTGCGCGCCGAGGCGGCCGAGCACTTCGGACTCGACCCCCACAGGCCGACGCTCCTCGTCTTCGGCGGCTCGCTCGGAGCCCAGCGCCTCAACGAGGCGTTCGGCGAGGGCCACGGCGCCGCGTGGAAGGACGTCCTGGCCGCAGGATGGCAGCTCATCCACGTGACCGGCGAGCGCTCCGAGCTCGCCGACCCCGGCGTCCCCGGTTACTGCGTGCGCCGCTACGTCGACCGCATGGACCTCGCGTTCGCGATCGCCGACCTCATCGTGTCGCGTGCGGGCTCCGCGACCGTGAGCGAGGTCAGCGCCCTGGGCATCCCCGCGGTTTACGTGCCCTACGCGGTCGGCAACGGCGAGCAGATGCTCAACGCGTCGTCGGCGGTGCGCGCAGGCGCGGCGAGGGTCACCCTCGACGTGGAGTTCACGGGCGACCGCGTCCGCTCCGAGGTCGTGCCGCTGCTCGCGAACGAGGCCGCGCGCCACGCGATGGGGGCGGCCGCGGCATCCGTCGGCACGCGTGCGGGCACCGACAACGTCGTGGCGATGATCGACGGCGCGCTCGCGCGGCGCTCACCAGGTGCCTGA
- the murC gene encoding UDP-N-acetylmuramate--L-alanine ligase yields the protein MIRPDLSLPIPETIESAHFIGIGGSGMSGLAGMFLDRGIRVSGSDRADSAALRALAARGARVYVGHDAANLADDVDTVVHTGAIWPENPEYVLAKERGLPVIHRSQALYWLIGGRRLVSIAGAHGKTTSTGMIVVALEELGTDPTFVNGGVVAQLGVSSRTGGDDLVVIEADESDGTFLLYDTSIALITNVDPDHLDHYGTRDAFDEAFARFANRAREAVVISADDPGARSVAARISHENVVTFGESEGADVRVTGIRTDGSVSFTIEHGGTSVDAKLQIPGAHNAINAAGAVAALLTLGHELEPAVRAVERFEGTIRRFELHGVERGVSVYDDYAHHPTEVAAALAAARTVIGDGRIIAIQQPHTYSRTQEMYREFAEVLETHADHTVMLDVYGAREDPVPGVTGELVSNAFSDPSHVHYVPDWQEAAEYTASVARAGDYVITLGCGNVYLIIPQVLEALAKAGGTAEGSGE from the coding sequence ATGATCAGACCCGACCTGAGCCTTCCCATCCCCGAGACCATCGAGTCCGCCCACTTCATCGGGATCGGCGGCTCGGGCATGTCCGGGCTCGCCGGCATGTTCCTTGATCGGGGCATCCGCGTGTCCGGCTCCGACCGTGCCGACAGCGCCGCACTGCGGGCTCTCGCCGCGCGAGGTGCGCGCGTGTACGTCGGGCACGACGCCGCGAACCTCGCCGACGACGTCGACACCGTCGTGCACACGGGGGCGATCTGGCCCGAGAACCCCGAGTACGTGCTCGCCAAGGAGCGCGGGCTCCCCGTGATCCACCGCTCGCAGGCTCTGTACTGGCTCATCGGCGGTCGCCGCCTCGTGTCGATCGCGGGCGCGCACGGCAAGACGACGTCGACCGGCATGATCGTCGTCGCACTCGAAGAGCTCGGCACCGACCCGACATTCGTCAACGGCGGCGTGGTCGCCCAGCTCGGCGTCTCGAGCCGCACGGGGGGCGACGACCTCGTCGTGATCGAGGCGGACGAGTCCGACGGGACGTTCCTGCTGTACGACACGTCGATCGCGCTCATCACGAACGTGGACCCCGACCACCTCGACCACTACGGAACGCGCGACGCGTTCGACGAGGCGTTCGCCCGCTTCGCGAACCGGGCGCGGGAGGCGGTCGTGATCTCGGCCGACGACCCGGGGGCCCGGAGTGTCGCGGCGCGCATCTCGCACGAGAACGTCGTGACGTTCGGCGAGTCCGAGGGAGCGGACGTGCGGGTCACGGGCATCCGCACCGACGGTTCCGTCTCGTTCACGATCGAGCACGGGGGAACGTCGGTCGACGCGAAGCTCCAGATCCCCGGGGCGCACAACGCGATCAACGCCGCCGGAGCGGTCGCAGCGCTCCTGACGCTCGGCCACGAGCTCGAACCGGCCGTCCGCGCGGTCGAGCGGTTCGAGGGGACGATCCGCCGCTTCGAGCTGCACGGCGTCGAGCGCGGTGTGAGCGTCTACGACGACTACGCGCACCACCCGACGGAGGTCGCCGCGGCGCTCGCGGCCGCGCGCACGGTGATCGGCGACGGACGCATCATCGCGATCCAGCAGCCGCACACGTACTCGCGCACGCAGGAGATGTACCGCGAGTTCGCCGAGGTGCTCGAGACCCACGCCGACCACACCGTCATGCTCGACGTGTACGGTGCGCGCGAAGACCCGGTCCCCGGCGTCACCGGCGAGCTCGTCAGCAATGCGTTCTCCGACCCGTCGCATGTGCACTACGTGCCGGACTGGCAGGAGGCCGCCGAGTACACGGCATCCGTGGCGCGCGCGGGCGACTACGTCATCACCCTCGGGTGCGGCAACGTGTACCTGATCATCCCGCAGGTGCTCGAGGCGCTCGCCAAGGCGGGCGGCACGGCCGAGGGATCAGGGGAGTAG
- the ftsZ gene encoding cell division protein FtsZ, with protein sequence MSQNQNYLAVIKVVGVGGGGVNAVNRMIELGLRGVEFIAINTDAQALLMSDADVKLDVGRELTRGLGAGADPEVGRRAAEDHAEEIEESLRGADMVFVTAGEGGGTGTGGAPVVAKIAKSIGALTIGVVTKPFSFEGRRRQQQAETGVAKLKEEVDTLIVVPNDRLLEISDRGISMIEAFATADQVLLAGVQGITDLITTPGLINLDFADVKSVMQGAGSALMGIGSARGADRAIKAAELAVESPLLEASIEGAHGVLLSIQGGSNLGIFEINDAAQLVKEAAHPEANIIFGTVIDDTLGDEVRVTVIAAGFDGGEPSTRIEPISSLRSTPVTAPPVLPSVAPEEAAMSRATESSEPVSVGASITSEPSHDSFDDDLDIPDFLK encoded by the coding sequence ATGAGCCAGAACCAGAACTACCTCGCCGTCATCAAGGTGGTCGGCGTGGGTGGCGGAGGCGTCAACGCCGTCAATCGCATGATCGAGCTCGGGTTGCGGGGTGTCGAGTTCATCGCGATCAACACCGACGCGCAGGCGCTGCTGATGAGCGATGCCGACGTCAAGCTCGACGTCGGTCGCGAGCTCACCCGCGGACTCGGCGCGGGCGCCGACCCCGAGGTCGGTCGCCGTGCGGCCGAAGACCACGCCGAGGAGATCGAGGAGTCGCTGCGCGGCGCCGACATGGTCTTCGTCACGGCGGGCGAGGGCGGTGGAACGGGCACGGGCGGTGCTCCCGTCGTGGCGAAGATCGCGAAGTCGATCGGCGCGCTGACGATCGGTGTTGTGACCAAGCCCTTCTCGTTCGAGGGCCGCCGCCGCCAGCAGCAGGCCGAGACGGGCGTCGCGAAGCTGAAGGAAGAGGTCGACACCCTCATCGTCGTGCCCAACGACCGCCTGCTCGAGATCAGCGATCGCGGCATCTCGATGATCGAGGCGTTCGCGACGGCCGACCAGGTGCTCCTCGCCGGTGTCCAGGGCATCACCGACCTCATCACGACGCCGGGTCTCATCAACCTGGACTTCGCGGACGTGAAGTCGGTCATGCAGGGTGCCGGCTCGGCGCTCATGGGCATCGGCTCGGCACGGGGAGCGGATCGCGCGATCAAGGCCGCGGAGCTCGCGGTCGAATCGCCGCTGCTCGAGGCGTCGATCGAGGGAGCGCACGGCGTTCTGCTGTCGATCCAGGGCGGCTCGAACCTCGGGATCTTCGAGATCAACGACGCCGCGCAGCTGGTCAAGGAAGCGGCGCACCCCGAGGCGAACATCATCTTCGGAACGGTCATCGACGACACGCTCGGCGACGAGGTGCGCGTCACCGTGATCGCGGCCGGATTCGACGGCGGTGAACCGTCCACCCGTATCGAGCCGATCTCGAGCCTGCGTTCGACGCCTGTGACGGCGCCGCCCGTGCTGCCGAGCGTCGCGCCCGAAGAGGCGGCGATGTCGCGGGCGACCGAGTCGTCGGAGCCGGTGTCGGTCGGAGCGAGCATCACGTCGGAGCCGAGCCATGACTCGTTCGACGACGACCTCGACATCCCCGACTTCCTGAAGTAG